In the Candidatus Bathyarchaeum sp. genome, TTCTTTAATGTAACCAAGCCAACTATTAACAGAAACTTGAGTCTCAGGAGAGTTCTTTTTTATCTTGTCCACCATTCGGGCAACTTTTGAAGGAGTCATCGGAGAAAGATGAAAAATACTCCTTTTTTTAAGCCAGTCATTAGAAATTCTACGAGACGTAAGTTTTGAGGCAGCACCTTGCTCAGCTTTAAGGTAATTCGCTTCCCAACGGCGGTCATATTTTATGTGAAACTGAGTAGTAGGTGCATCATATATTTTGATGTCGGTATGAGGCAAAAGATTCAGTTTGCTAAGAAACTGGTTGTCTTTTCCAGTTGAGGAGATTAACATAACATCTCGAGAAAGTGTTCGAGCAGCCATAGCAGCATATAAAGCCGCACCGCCAGGCTGGATTTTTGTTCCATTGATATTTTCGATTTTATCAACCGAAATATGACCCACAAATACCAACCTTTCAGCCAACAGTTTTTCTCCCACCAGACCAGATTATTGTTGATACTTACACACATAGTCAACATTGATTTGAATAGTTTTGCCCTACACCCAGGACATCAATAAAAGTACAATAACATTCTAAAGTTAAAAGACAACTCTTATCAATTATGCTACAGTTGTTAGGTCTACAATCAAAGAGCGTAATTAACGTTGAGCATTAAACATCAAGATTCTCTGTTACGTTTTCGACTAAAACGTAATCTCGACAGACTCGCAGCCCGAGAAGGCAGAGGAACAGAACTAGTATCCCTTTATGTCCCCCCCGGCAGGCAAGTCAGCGAAGTAGTGGCCATGCTAAACAACGAGTACGGAACAGCAACCAACATCAAATCAAACACCACCCGAAAAAACGTGCAAGATGCCATCACCCGTGTTACTCAACGAATGAAAATGTTCAAAACTGTCCCAGAAAACGGGTTAGTGCTTTTCTGTGGAGCAATCCCCCAAAACGGTCCAGGAAGCGAAAAAATTGAATTGTATCTTATTTCTCCTCCGGAACCAATACAAATTTACTTGTATCGCTGTGACGCCCGATTCCACACAGAACACCTCGAAGAGTTTCTAAAAGACAAAGAAACCTACGGAATAATAGTTTTGGATTCTGCTCATGCATCCTTTGCTACGGTGCGGGGAAAATACCTTGACATCGTAAAACAAGTAACCTCAGGCATCCCTGGAAAATTCAGGGCAGGAGGCCAGTCCGCAAAAAGGTTTGTTCGGATGCGTCAAGCAAAACTTCATGAGTTTTTTACTCGAATTGGCGAGTATGCTAACGAAATTTTTCTGCCCATCGAAGACCTCAAAGGCATATTATTAGGTGGACCAGG is a window encoding:
- the prf1 gene encoding peptide chain release factor aRF-1, with the protein product MSIKHQDSLLRFRLKRNLDRLAAREGRGTELVSLYVPPGRQVSEVVAMLNNEYGTATNIKSNTTRKNVQDAITRVTQRMKMFKTVPENGLVLFCGAIPQNGPGSEKIELYLISPPEPIQIYLYRCDARFHTEHLEEFLKDKETYGIIVLDSAHASFATVRGKYLDIVKQVTSGIPGKFRAGGQSAKRFVRMRQAKLHEFFTRIGEYANEIFLPIEDLKGILLGGPGPTKEDFEKGNFLHYTLKDKVLAVVDTSYTDDHGVEEVVEGSKEILQKLRYFEEKKIMQKFLREIGQDTGLATYGEADVRKFLNNGIVETLLLSEDLDTILVTVKCGSCEYTKQEAMKMHQIAEFEQATNGSACPKCTVSTLAVVETKELIDDLSETAELIGTDIEIISADTEEGQMLKKSFGGVAAILRYKAAV